A genomic region of Caldicellulosiruptor acetigenus contains the following coding sequences:
- the mtnA gene encoding S-methyl-5-thioribose-1-phosphate isomerase, which yields MKHFEFENDKLIVLDQRKLPFEKEYFVCSTYQDVYIAIKDMIIRGAPLIGIVAAYGVVLGFKEIIEKNMDSAKIYEIINYLVSSRPTAVNLFWALERMKKVFEEARNLSQSQIYSLLLQEARKIEDEDKSINKKIGEHGNTLIKEGANILTHCNAGALATGGYGTALGVIREAHFTGKNIHVYVDETRPYLQGARLTAFELSEDGIPNTVICDNMAGYLMKLGKIDCVIVGADRIALNGDTANKIGTYSLSVLAKHHDIPFYIAAPVSTIDFNIKSGSEIPIEERSEDEIRFFNGKKIVPDESKVFNPAFDVTPAENITAIITEKGVVFPPFEENISKLKEK from the coding sequence ATGAAACACTTTGAGTTTGAAAATGATAAGCTCATTGTGCTTGACCAGAGAAAGCTGCCTTTTGAAAAAGAATATTTTGTTTGCAGTACGTACCAGGATGTATATATAGCAATAAAAGATATGATTATAAGAGGAGCACCGCTTATTGGAATTGTTGCTGCATATGGAGTTGTATTGGGTTTTAAGGAGATAATTGAAAAGAACATGGATTCAGCTAAAATTTATGAAATCATAAACTATCTTGTAAGCTCAAGACCCACTGCTGTGAACCTTTTCTGGGCACTTGAGAGGATGAAAAAGGTTTTTGAAGAGGCAAGAAATCTTTCTCAAAGTCAAATTTATAGTTTGCTGCTACAAGAGGCAAGGAAAATAGAAGATGAAGACAAAAGTATCAATAAAAAGATTGGCGAGCATGGAAATACACTTATAAAAGAAGGTGCAAATATCCTTACTCACTGCAATGCAGGGGCTTTAGCAACAGGCGGGTATGGAACTGCACTTGGTGTTATCCGTGAAGCTCACTTTACCGGCAAAAATATTCATGTTTATGTAGATGAGACACGGCCGTATTTGCAGGGGGCAAGGCTCACAGCTTTTGAGCTTTCTGAAGATGGTATTCCCAACACAGTTATCTGTGACAACATGGCAGGCTATCTTATGAAACTTGGAAAAATTGACTGCGTTATTGTTGGTGCAGACAGAATCGCTTTAAATGGAGATACAGCAAACAAGATTGGAACTTACTCTCTTTCTGTTTTGGCAAAGCACCACGACATTCCTTTTTACATTGCAGCACCCGTATCAACCATTGATTTTAATATAAAATCAGGCTCAGAAATTCCTATTGAAGAGAGAAGCGAAGATGAAATAAGATTTTTCAACGGTAAAAAAATTGTTCCGGATGAATCAAAGGTGTTTAATCCTGCATTTGATGTGACGCCGGCTGAGAACATTACTGCCATAATTACAGAAAAAGGTGTTGTTTTCCCACCATTTGAAGAGAATATTTCAAAACTCAAAGAAAAGTAG
- a CDS encoding DUF5665 domain-containing protein has protein sequence MSRDEFEEKLNDFILKLERMNFSYYIEYLKNPKKIIFTNFLSGAARGFGTAFGFSILGALLLYILNAIVKYNLPVIGRYIAEILKFVKFYMH, from the coding sequence ATGTCAAGAGACGAATTTGAGGAGAAATTAAATGATTTTATCTTAAAACTTGAAAGGATGAATTTTAGCTACTATATAGAATATTTAAAAAACCCGAAGAAAATAATTTTTACAAACTTTTTATCTGGTGCTGCACGGGGATTTGGAACAGCTTTTGGCTTTTCCATTTTGGGTGCTCTTCTTTTATATATACTTAACGCTATCGTAAAGTACAACCTTCCGGTAATAGGCCGGTATATTGCTGAAATATTGAAATTTGTAAAGTTTTATATGCATTAA
- a CDS encoding amidase domain-containing protein: MRKIVLILLCFILIMPNSIAYANLYFLKNSEEDNIKNIIESFYNTQYDAYLQMEHKDITPYLDMTKIQNQNKVIALKNLTARRKYIYQKGYCYIEKRRFPLEFNYKAIDINGNQASVILEIKLDGQNAYPPFICGGENIFKLIKMENSWKITEHDYEDLSFYEISKEKLIREFQPKELAEMIDQEFSPDSKKVYKNFNDVELKSNVSILSLPAVNHYYSTSRAVEYANKYVYNRNTKFYDATAGGGDCTNFASQVLWYGFGANDTTNDILNKVMMVPGSYEEGWYAGPGGGSRNWENVEAFWSYMTSYKSIDTPGPRVVVVDSINSLDNGGIMQIDYYNDGRFDHTAILVDKITRKFAQHTENCYRYYSDYEGNKRFFNPYYFREIE; the protein is encoded by the coding sequence ATGAGAAAAATTGTATTGATTTTATTATGCTTCATTCTAATAATGCCAAATTCCATTGCCTATGCAAACTTATATTTTTTAAAAAACTCTGAAGAAGATAACATAAAAAACATTATCGAATCTTTTTACAATACTCAGTACGATGCATATTTACAAATGGAACATAAGGATATAACACCTTACCTTGATATGACTAAAATACAAAATCAAAACAAAGTAATAGCTCTGAAAAATTTAACAGCAAGAAGAAAGTATATTTATCAAAAAGGTTATTGTTACATCGAAAAGAGACGATTTCCATTAGAGTTCAATTACAAAGCTATTGATATAAACGGTAATCAAGCAAGCGTCATATTAGAAATAAAATTAGATGGACAGAATGCATATCCACCTTTTATTTGTGGTGGCGAAAATATATTTAAGTTAATAAAAATGGAAAATAGCTGGAAAATTACAGAACATGATTATGAAGATCTAAGTTTCTATGAAATTTCAAAAGAAAAATTAATAAGAGAATTTCAACCGAAAGAATTAGCTGAAATGATTGATCAGGAATTTTCTCCAGATTCGAAGAAAGTATATAAAAACTTCAATGATGTTGAATTGAAAAGTAATGTTAGTATTCTTAGTTTGCCAGCAGTAAATCATTATTATAGTACATCAAGGGCTGTTGAATATGCAAACAAATACGTATATAACCGTAATACCAAGTTTTATGATGCAACCGCTGGAGGAGGAGATTGCACAAACTTTGCATCTCAAGTTTTATGGTATGGATTTGGAGCAAATGATACTACGAATGATATATTAAATAAGGTGATGATGGTTCCTGGTTCATATGAAGAAGGATGGTATGCAGGTCCTGGTGGAGGCTCACGAAATTGGGAGAATGTTGAAGCTTTCTGGAGTTATATGACAAGCTATAAATCTATTGACACACCTGGTCCACGCGTTGTTGTAGTAGACAGTATAAATTCATTAGATAATGGTGGAATAATGCAAATTGATTATTATAACGATGGGAGATTTGATCATACTGCAATTCTTGTAGACAAAATTACACGGAAATTTGCACAACATACTGAAAATTGTTATCGCTATTATTCTGATTATGAAGGTAATAAAAGATTTTTCAATCCATATTATTTTAGAGAAATAGAATAA
- a CDS encoding M56 family metallopeptidase, with the protein MNIEVIFKWVLTMTIGGSIAVLIFATLSKIFKENLSARVKYYIWMVGLFCFTIPWNVLAKLGMKDIKILNQSTILDDSSYITSKLSNNNVLNLQITGNIARGRALIALPYKNISYFNPEKLVEFIGYVWLVGAIVFFVWFLIRYIWFKLVLIRNSRECSNEYCSRMIERYCNLRKISRKIKVLESDIVQTPMLIGIITPILVIPIKDIAREDLRLIMRHELVHFKRKDVLIKWLSKLINALHWFNPLVYFAVSKLNRECEYSCDEEVIRKLKKNGKRRYAEVLYNTLLMSVSSEAGAGFGLVGKNESIAERFRLIMSFESRKMSKRAKVFVVMLVLTTIFLNAFVQIWAKDILSLDSSEIEAIKSTIEGFYETQYKSYLQMEYIDITPYLDMSKIQNQNKVIALKKLVFRRKYIDEKKYCYVEKRHFPYELHYKNIELDGNKAKVVIDLEIKLKEAYPPFISYGENIFELEKQDGTWKITKHIYDKWALMFYEFSTDQKLPEPDYEQIKKQIDREFRIE; encoded by the coding sequence ATGAATATAGAAGTTATATTCAAATGGGTTTTGACAATGACAATAGGTGGTAGCATAGCTGTTTTGATATTTGCTACCTTGAGCAAAATCTTTAAAGAGAATTTGAGTGCAAGGGTAAAGTATTATATTTGGATGGTAGGGCTTTTTTGTTTTACTATTCCATGGAATGTATTGGCTAAATTAGGTATGAAAGATATTAAGATATTAAATCAAAGTACTATATTAGACGACAGCAGTTATATAACCTCAAAACTCAGTAACAACAATGTATTAAACTTGCAAATAACAGGGAATATAGCAAGAGGTAGGGCTTTAATTGCCCTGCCTTATAAAAATATTAGTTATTTTAACCCTGAAAAATTAGTAGAATTTATTGGTTATGTTTGGCTTGTAGGTGCCATAGTATTTTTTGTATGGTTTTTGATAAGGTACATTTGGTTTAAACTGGTACTTATAAGAAATTCACGAGAATGTTCAAATGAATATTGCAGTAGGATGATTGAAAGGTATTGCAATCTAAGAAAAATTTCAAGAAAGATAAAGGTATTAGAAAGTGATATTGTCCAAACACCTATGTTGATTGGAATAATTACTCCGATCTTAGTAATACCTATAAAGGATATAGCAAGAGAAGATTTAAGATTAATCATGAGGCATGAACTTGTACATTTCAAGAGAAAAGATGTACTTATTAAATGGCTAAGCAAATTAATAAATGCACTTCATTGGTTTAACCCCTTAGTATATTTTGCTGTTTCAAAGCTAAATAGAGAATGCGAATATTCATGTGACGAAGAGGTAATAAGAAAACTTAAGAAAAATGGTAAAAGAAGGTACGCAGAAGTACTTTACAACACTCTTTTGATGAGTGTGAGCAGTGAAGCAGGTGCAGGATTTGGTTTGGTAGGTAAGAATGAGAGTATTGCCGAAAGGTTTAGGCTAATTATGAGTTTTGAGTCAAGGAAAATGAGCAAAAGAGCAAAAGTGTTTGTTGTAATGTTAGTATTGACAACAATATTTCTCAATGCATTTGTTCAAATTTGGGCAAAAGATATTTTGAGTCTTGATAGCAGTGAAATAGAGGCAATCAAATCAACCATAGAAGGATTTTATGAAACGCAGTACAAATCTTATCTTCAAATGGAGTATATAGATATAACACCGTACTTGGATATGTCAAAGATACAGAATCAAAATAAGGTAATAGCTCTCAAAAAATTGGTGTTCAGAAGAAAATATATAGACGAAAAAAAGTACTGTTATGTTGAGAAGAGACATTTTCCATATGAACTTCATTATAAGAACATAGAGCTTGATGGCAACAAAGCCAAAGTAGTTATTGACTTAGAGATAAAACTAAAAGAAGCATATCCGCCGTTTATTTCATATGGAGAAAATATTTTTGAATTAGAAAAGCAGGATGGGACATGGAAAATTACAAAGCATATCTATGATAAATGGGCCTTAATGTTCTATGAATTCTCTACTGACCAAAAGTTACCAGAACCTGATTATGAGCAAATAAAAAAGCAAATAGATAGGGAGTTTAGAATTGAGTAA
- a CDS encoding amidase domain-containing protein — protein sequence MRSKSSEDISINSYPGDYYVPYDRAKAVNYALSHTSNYDNDTNYNSKFKNFANSTYTAGDCQNFVSQCLWYGYGGIDDQTNINAHQLPMTYDWWCDKYNASCTSDGKWNWTYVVHFYSWLTSNNYGPRGQDIVYTDVEKGDIIFKSDLSHVYIITDIVDFDNDNQVDWNEIYVSAHTKNRLNNRLSSIYPSPTSSLKFVKVYSFKWNSGK from the coding sequence ATGAGAAGTAAATCAAGTGAAGATATATCAATAAATTCTTATCCAGGTGATTACTATGTTCCATACGATAGAGCAAAAGCTGTTAACTACGCATTGTCTCACACTAGTAACTATGATAATGATACAAATTATAATTCAAAATTTAAAAATTTTGCAAACAGCACATATACAGCTGGTGACTGTCAAAATTTTGTATCACAATGTTTATGGTATGGATATGGCGGTATTGATGACCAAACTAATATAAATGCTCATCAGTTACCCATGACATATGATTGGTGGTGTGATAAGTATAATGCCTCTTGTACTTCAGACGGAAAATGGAATTGGACATATGTCGTTCATTTTTATTCTTGGCTTACATCGAATAATTATGGTCCTCGTGGACAAGATATTGTTTACACAGATGTTGAAAAAGGAGATATAATTTTTAAATCAGATTTGAGTCATGTATATATAATTACCGACATAGTCGACTTCGACAATGACAACCAAGTGGACTGGAATGAAATTTATGTGAGTGCTCATACAAAAAATAGACTTAACAACAGACTCTCGTCGATTTATCCCTCACCTACCTCTTCGCTGAAATTTGTAAAGGTATATTCGTTTAAATGGAACTCTGGAAAGTAA
- the lspA gene encoding signal peptidase II, translating to MVYWIIIMLTFVLDQLTKAKAENVFLDSSVNLLGGILSLTYVQNRGGAFSILEGKRIFFIIVSIILILFLCYMIFKSTSNLYRLSFSLIVGGAMGNLFDRVAKGYVVDFIDIKVIPVFNLADFFITCGVLLLIFLMLKEGGEELFLKKKS from the coding sequence TTGGTTTACTGGATTATAATTATGTTAACTTTTGTGTTAGACCAGCTAACAAAGGCAAAAGCTGAAAATGTTTTTTTAGATAGTTCTGTCAATTTACTGGGTGGAATTTTGTCGCTCACCTATGTGCAAAACAGAGGCGGGGCTTTTTCCATCTTAGAGGGGAAAAGAATATTTTTTATAATTGTTTCAATCATCCTTATTCTATTTTTATGTTATATGATATTCAAGTCAACAAGTAACCTTTACAGGCTTTCTTTTTCGCTGATAGTGGGAGGAGCAATGGGAAATCTTTTTGATAGAGTTGCTAAAGGCTATGTGGTAGATTTTATAGATATAAAAGTCATTCCTGTTTTTAATCTTGCTGATTTCTTTATAACCTGTGGTGTCCTTCTTTTGATATTTTTGATGCTAAAAGAAGGAGGCGAAGAGTTATTTCTGAAGAAAAAATCTTGA
- the uraA gene encoding uracil permease: MNRVVQVEEKLPFLKTLPLSLQHLFAMVGATILVPILVGLSPTVALFTSGVGTIIYILVTKNKVPAYLGSSFAYINPIITVSASLGGKEYALAGCIASGVVYLIVAFLVYLFGTNWIDRLLPPVVVGPVVMIIGLSLARAAAVKSAGLFKEVIKDGQILEVAVNVLKSPVCWVSIFTLLVAVFGSVYFKGFFKVIPVLIGLVSGYLFAYVLDLIGMNTNLLNSFYPNGKYIPFLNYEVIKSAKWLGLPQFTFPKFSLSAILSIAPIAIVTITEHIGHLLVTNNVVGRDFTKNPGLHRSLAGDGLATIAAGFLGGPPNTTYGENIGVMAITKVYSTWVILWAAILAILLSFVQKLGALIQVIPSPVIGGISILLFGVIASSGLRMMIESKVDLSQTRNLVIASVVLIIGVGGTRLKFFNIEFEGMALATFVGIILNLLLPEPKELKVAKTKEALEPNN; encoded by the coding sequence ATGAACAGAGTTGTTCAGGTTGAAGAAAAGCTTCCATTTTTAAAAACCTTGCCTTTGAGTCTTCAACATCTTTTTGCCATGGTTGGCGCAACAATCTTGGTTCCTATTCTGGTAGGACTTAGCCCAACTGTTGCTCTCTTTACAAGTGGTGTGGGGACCATAATATATATTCTTGTAACAAAAAATAAAGTTCCAGCTTATCTTGGTTCGTCTTTTGCATATATAAATCCTATTATCACAGTCTCTGCTTCGCTTGGAGGCAAAGAATATGCTCTTGCTGGATGTATTGCATCAGGTGTTGTATATCTGATTGTAGCATTTCTTGTGTACCTGTTTGGAACAAACTGGATTGACAGACTACTGCCACCTGTTGTTGTAGGTCCTGTTGTGATGATTATTGGACTTTCTCTTGCAAGAGCGGCAGCTGTGAAATCAGCTGGTCTTTTCAAAGAGGTTATAAAAGATGGTCAGATTTTAGAAGTTGCCGTCAACGTCCTAAAAAGTCCTGTTTGCTGGGTTTCTATCTTTACATTGCTTGTTGCCGTGTTTGGCTCTGTTTACTTTAAAGGATTTTTTAAAGTCATACCTGTTTTGATTGGACTTGTAAGTGGATACCTTTTTGCATATGTACTTGACTTGATTGGTATGAACACAAATCTTCTCAATTCGTTCTATCCAAATGGCAAATATATTCCGTTTTTGAACTATGAAGTTATCAAGAGTGCAAAGTGGCTGGGACTTCCTCAGTTTACATTCCCTAAGTTTTCACTCTCTGCTATTTTATCAATTGCTCCAATTGCCATAGTTACAATAACAGAACATATTGGACATCTTCTTGTAACAAATAATGTTGTGGGAAGAGACTTTACAAAAAATCCTGGACTCCACAGATCTTTAGCAGGAGATGGTCTTGCAACAATTGCTGCAGGTTTTCTTGGAGGCCCTCCTAATACAACATATGGTGAAAATATCGGTGTTATGGCAATAACAAAGGTGTACAGCACATGGGTAATTTTATGGGCAGCAATCTTGGCAATTTTGCTTTCATTTGTCCAAAAGCTTGGTGCTCTTATTCAGGTAATTCCTTCACCTGTAATTGGGGGAATCAGTATCCTGCTGTTTGGTGTTATTGCTTCATCTGGTTTGAGAATGATGATTGAAAGCAAGGTGGACTTGTCTCAAACACGCAACCTTGTAATTGCTTCTGTGGTTTTAATAATTGGTGTTGGTGGAACGAGACTCAAATTTTTCAACATTGAATTTGAAGGAATGGCACTTGCTACATTTGTCGGAATAATTTTAAATCTTCTTTTGCCAGAGCCAAAAGAACTCAAAGTAGCAAAGACAAAAGAAGCTTTAGAACCAAATAATTAA
- a CDS encoding BlaI/MecI/CopY family transcriptional regulator: MNNDLLKPSEAELEVMKVLWEEGKPLSAPEIVQRLKEKDIKWEKSTIYTLIDRLVKKKIIKQEKKDKLYYYSPSISKEEYAKIETARVLNKLFNGSVKDLIAALVESGNLKKEEFEEIKKLLGKEE, encoded by the coding sequence ATGAACAATGATTTGTTAAAGCCATCAGAGGCTGAGTTAGAAGTGATGAAGGTTTTGTGGGAAGAAGGAAAGCCATTGAGTGCACCAGAGATAGTGCAAAGGTTAAAAGAAAAAGACATCAAATGGGAAAAGTCAACCATTTACACGTTGATTGACAGGCTTGTAAAGAAGAAAATAATAAAGCAAGAGAAAAAGGATAAACTTTACTACTACAGTCCATCAATTAGCAAAGAAGAATATGCAAAAATAGAAACAGCAAGGGTATTGAATAAGCTATTTAACGGTTCTGTAAAAGATTTAATAGCAGCATTAGTTGAAAGTGGAAACTTAAAAAAAGAAGAGTTTGAGGAGATTAAGAAGTTATTAGGAAAAGAGGAGTAG
- a CDS encoding RluA family pseudouridine synthase, producing the protein MTVEGFDGRLDKYLSEALSKTRSFVQKIIEEGNVWVNQSQVLKPAYKVKSGDIIKVVIPEPKQLSLVAQDIDIEVVYEDEHLAVINKPRGMVVHPGAGNFENTLVNALLHKFSGRLSSINGVIRPGIVHRLDKDTSGLLIVAKTDEAHIKLSEALKSHQIKRIYYAICEGVLKEDSGVINAPIGRHPVNRLKMAVVPNGKEAVTYFEVLERFDKYTFIKLRLKTGRTHQIRVHMSYIGYPLLGDSSYGRAKNEFGVQGQVLHAGEIEFVHPITSKVLHFSADLPEYFVEILNMLRNRNNK; encoded by the coding sequence TTGACAGTAGAAGGTTTTGACGGACGACTGGATAAGTATCTTTCTGAGGCTCTTTCTAAAACCCGCAGTTTCGTTCAAAAGATAATAGAAGAAGGAAATGTATGGGTAAATCAATCACAAGTTTTAAAACCTGCATATAAAGTCAAGAGTGGAGATATAATCAAAGTTGTTATTCCTGAGCCTAAACAGCTATCCCTTGTTGCTCAAGATATAGATATTGAAGTTGTGTATGAAGATGAACACTTAGCAGTAATAAACAAACCTCGTGGCATGGTTGTACATCCCGGTGCAGGCAATTTTGAAAATACCCTTGTAAATGCACTTTTGCACAAGTTCAGTGGGAGACTTAGCAGTATAAACGGAGTTATAAGACCCGGAATTGTCCACAGGCTCGACAAAGACACATCGGGACTTTTAATTGTTGCTAAAACAGATGAAGCACATATTAAACTTTCTGAAGCTTTAAAATCTCATCAAATAAAAAGGATATACTATGCTATATGTGAAGGTGTATTAAAAGAAGACAGTGGCGTAATAAATGCACCGATTGGGAGGCATCCTGTAAACAGGCTAAAAATGGCTGTTGTTCCCAATGGGAAAGAAGCAGTTACTTACTTTGAGGTTTTAGAAAGGTTTGACAAATACACTTTTATAAAACTAAGATTGAAGACAGGAAGGACTCACCAGATAAGAGTGCACATGTCATATATAGGTTATCCTTTGCTTGGAGACAGTAGCTATGGAAGAGCTAAAAACGAGTTTGGAGTTCAGGGGCAGGTTCTTCATGCAGGTGAGATTGAGTTTGTTCACCCGATAACTTCAAAAGTGCTGCACTTTTCGGCTGACCTACCAGAGTACTTTGTCGAGATTCTAAATATGCTGAGAAATAGAAACAATAAATAG
- the pyrR gene encoding bifunctional pyr operon transcriptional regulator/uracil phosphoribosyltransferase PyrR yields the protein MEKFKEIMDANQMRRALVRISHEILEKNKGVENLCLVGIQRRGVTLAKRIQENIEMIEGVKLPLGILDITFYRDDLSLLSEHPTVNSTRIDFDINNKKIVLVDDVLFTGRTVRAAIEALMDMGRPKMIQLAVLIDRGHRELPIRADYVGKNVPTSRKEIVHVLVDEFDNDNRVIIEQLDREI from the coding sequence TTGGAAAAATTTAAAGAAATTATGGATGCCAATCAAATGCGACGGGCTTTAGTCAGGATTTCACACGAGATACTTGAAAAGAACAAGGGTGTTGAAAATCTTTGCCTTGTTGGGATTCAGCGAAGAGGTGTAACTCTGGCAAAAAGGATACAGGAAAACATAGAAATGATAGAAGGTGTAAAGCTTCCTCTGGGCATTCTTGACATCACATTTTACAGGGACGATTTGAGTCTGCTTTCTGAGCATCCGACGGTAAACTCTACAAGGATTGATTTTGATATAAACAACAAGAAGATAGTTTTAGTAGACGATGTTCTTTTTACAGGCAGAACAGTAAGAGCAGCAATTGAAGCTTTGATGGACATGGGAAGACCAAAGATGATTCAGCTCGCAGTGTTGATTGACAGAGGACACAGAGAACTTCCAATTAGGGCTGACTATGTAGGAAAAAATGTTCCAACTTCGAGAAAAGAGATTGTTCACGTTCTTGTTGATGAGTTTGACAACGACAACAGAGTAATAATTGAACAGCTTGATAGGGAAATATAA
- a CDS encoding S-methyl-5'-thioadenosine phosphorylase — MEYRADIGVFGGSGFYSLEDNVEEIELETPYGKPSDKISLVEIAGKKVAFLPRHGKKHQYPPHLIPYRANIWAMKMLGVKKIIGPTASGSLKPEIKPGDFVVCDQFVDRTWGRKDTFFEGPEVRHISAAKPYCEYLRKIAIESSKELGITVHEKGTVVVIQGPRFSTTAESRWFSSMGWDVINMTQYPEVILAKELGICYVNISLITDYDAGLEGRDDIKPVTEEEVYRVFRENNDKVKKLIYRMIEKIDVDYVCEE; from the coding sequence ATGGAATACAGGGCTGATATAGGGGTTTTTGGCGGTTCTGGTTTTTATTCTTTGGAAGACAATGTTGAAGAGATAGAACTTGAAACACCATATGGAAAACCAAGCGACAAAATCTCTTTGGTTGAGATTGCAGGCAAAAAAGTAGCTTTTCTGCCCCGTCATGGCAAAAAACATCAGTATCCTCCTCACTTGATTCCGTACAGAGCAAACATTTGGGCAATGAAGATGCTTGGGGTCAAAAAGATAATTGGACCAACAGCGTCAGGAAGCTTAAAACCTGAGATAAAACCTGGCGACTTTGTTGTGTGTGACCAGTTTGTTGACAGGACTTGGGGAAGGAAAGACACATTCTTTGAAGGACCTGAAGTAAGGCACATATCTGCTGCAAAGCCGTACTGTGAATATTTGAGAAAAATTGCAATTGAGTCTTCAAAAGAACTTGGAATTACTGTGCATGAAAAGGGGACAGTTGTTGTAATACAAGGTCCGAGATTTTCCACAACTGCTGAGAGCAGATGGTTTTCAAGCATGGGCTGGGATGTTATCAACATGACACAGTATCCAGAAGTGATACTTGCAAAAGAGCTTGGTATCTGCTATGTGAATATATCCCTTATCACAGACTATGACGCTGGACTTGAAGGAAGAGATGATATAAAACCAGTAACTGAAGAAGAAGTTTATAGAGTTTTTAGAGAAAATAATGACAAAGTAAAAAAGCTTATATACAGAATGATTGAAAAAATTGATGTAGATTATGTCTGTGAGGAGTAA
- a CDS encoding TraR/DksA C4-type zinc finger protein, translating to MQPAEIKMLKKLLLEKKSEIEGYLKNTKENQVANFSTLYSNEVSNYDNHPADIASDLFEAEKNMSLKADMKRKLELIEKALSKIEKGNFGYCISCKKEISIERLLAIPYTEFCIECQKDMERQENYQTDQRPIEEKVLGKPFNDKFPSQGEEEHDGTDMWSILEMHSTSNGPQDEIVSDGRKFYKKINDVDDTVEEVDKISADDAKKWL from the coding sequence TTGCAGCCAGCTGAAATTAAAATGCTCAAAAAATTGCTTTTAGAGAAAAAATCTGAGATAGAAGGGTATTTAAAAAATACTAAAGAAAATCAGGTTGCAAACTTTAGCACACTATATTCAAATGAGGTATCAAACTATGACAATCATCCAGCTGACATTGCATCAGACCTATTTGAAGCAGAAAAGAACATGAGCTTGAAAGCTGACATGAAAAGAAAGCTTGAGCTGATTGAAAAAGCACTCTCCAAAATTGAAAAGGGAAACTTTGGCTACTGTATTTCCTGCAAAAAAGAGATTTCTATAGAAAGGCTTTTGGCAATACCTTATACAGAATTTTGTATAGAGTGCCAGAAAGATATGGAAAGGCAAGAAAATTATCAAACAGACCAAAGACCAATCGAAGAAAAGGTGCTGGGCAAACCTTTCAATGACAAGTTTCCAAGTCAAGGTGAAGAAGAACATGATGGCACAGATATGTGGAGCATACTTGAGATGCACTCAACAAGCAACGGGCCACAGGATGAGATTGTATCTGACGGAAGGAAGTTTTATAAAAAGATAAATGACGTTGATGATACAGTCGAAGAGGTGGATAAAATATCAGCTGATGACGCTAAAAAATGGTTATAA